gaaattaaattaaaattgttactATCAAAATACTTGTCTATTGATATTTATAgcgtcatttttatttttggcagagccaagccgctgcctaccgcatactTCTAGAATTACATTTGTATCGATGTGAGCTTATGAATTGCTGCAAAAGCATTGATGTCTCCTGGTTTCATATGAACAATAACCATTATTTCAATTCTATTCATTCAGTGAGTAATTCTCAGATTTGTTaacctataaatattttagtcgCTTTAGCTGTAtggtattttatattaaattaaataaaactgtttgTTTTGAATTGACTAACACTTGTGCAGCTGGTATATATTAATTAGGTCGTATGtgtgtaaattttcaaatcacatttgcattttgtttaaaacaaatgtgTTGAGTATTATGCCAAACATAATGCAGAGTTTGGTTAATCTATAATATGTGAGCACAAGATCGATTTACAGTTTTCCTGACGGTCATTGTTCAAATTGTCAATATTGTTAACGAATGTTCATAAATTGTTGCTTACACGCAGCAATgcaaatatttaaatcaaagtaataaataatataacaataacgtACCCAATTCCCCGGTATACACAGAGAAGTCTGAGGGAAGGATCGCAAACTTTTGTACTTTTTGAGCGTTAGATATGGCATGCTTATTTGCGCGTGTGATACCCGCCTCTATAGCTTTGTGGACCTGTGGACAACCAGAAATGCACTGTGAATTCAtgaaattattaagttaaaatatgCCAATTAATTTGTACACAGTACATTAAGTCAGGCAACAATACGTATAAGTAAAACAAAGGGTAAATAAACAATAGTAAACAAAAGGTAAACgggtaatattatttaaattaaaagtctGCAAAAATAATCTTGGCCTCATTCGCACGGGAGTTTTTTAGCGCGCGTTAAAAAAGCATTCAAATAGAACAGGtgcatttcatattatattatgttcatACGTCAGCGCTTTTAAAACGCGACGCTTTTTTATTGCGCAGTGTTGCATTTTGAGCTCTAAGCGTTGGGCGTTACAGATTACGTTACATCAAGAACGTTATAATAGCGCCAACGCCGAGTTTTAACGCAACGTTTTTAAAAAGCCCGTGCGAATAAGGGCTTAATCACTAATAAACTATTAAGCACACATACCGCTGGGTCTTTACTGTTAACGATTTCACTGAGTTTAGTTGCGGAACTGCCCAAACTAGCAACCCACTTCCTCGCTTCACTTTCCAATTCATCTAAAGGCTCGCCCGTCTCCGGACTCACCTTAGTctgtaaaatattaacaatattaattaaactatttagGAACTAGTAATTGATGAATATTAAAACTAGATGATACCTTCAGAGTCAACAAGACAGAGAGGAACTTTCGTCGGTCTCCAATGAGCACAGCGTAGCCTACATGCAGGAGTTCAGCTTGAATAGCTTGCTCGATCAGCACTGGAGCCACATTCTCGCCGCCGGCCGTAATTAGCAGCTcctaaaaataagataaaactTTAGAATCTGGTCTGTTAAGATAATTTAGTTTTCGACTGATATTATTAAAGCCTTACATACTTAgatgtttgtaatttttatttattgcatcgatgggtggacgagctcacagcccacttggtgttaagtggttaccggagcccatagacatctacaacgtaaattctgccacccaccttgagatatgagttctaaggtctcagtagctatagttacaacggctgccccacccttcaaaccgaaacgcattactgcttcacggttgaaacaggcagggtgacggtacccacccgtgcgtactcacaagaggttctaccaccagtaacaacgaatacagtaggtaaatagtaacAATTGTTATTTCTCAAATAAACTCACCTTTATCCTACCAGTAATATAGAGTAGATTGTTCGAATCGACTCTGCCAACATCCCCGGAGAGTAACCAGCCATCATCGTCGATAGCACCTTTAGTCTTTTCTGCGTCGTTCAAATAACCCATAAAGACGTGTCGTCCTCTCATCATGATCTCACCGGGACCGTTGGGACTCATGGAGCCGCCGAATTTCGTCTCGGTTCCCTCCAAAATCTCGCCAGCAGAGTCAAGAGAAAACCTTATGAAACATTAAATTAGAATAAATTAGCTATTTTTCGTGTAAATTACCATGGACCTCACGTACTGAATAGTTAGCTATAGTTACATGACAATGTGTCCTTAATACTTTTGTAGGAAATTTCATCGAATCGCTACACACGAGTTTGTACTTGGTACCGCCATCATGTCGCATTCCGTCATACATTAATGATGTAAGTCGAAATTTAACGATAAGATTCCTCAttattctactggtggtaggacctcttgtgagtccgcgcgggtgggtaccaccgccctgcctatttctgccgtgaagcagtaatgcgtttcggtttgaaggttggggcagccgttgtaattatactgagaccttagaacttatatctcaaggtgggtggcgcatttacgttgtggatgtctatggcctccagtaaccacttaacaccaggtgggctgtgagctcgtgagcccatctaagcaattaaaaaaaaaaaaaaacgttatggTAGTTTTGAACACATcgctttttcgcattaaaagtgtacaatttctaaaaatattcgaaatattcataaatactgacaaaagagcgtagtttagttaatttttttgttttagttttcctactactattaacaattattacattgactactattaacaaatttaatacataatttaattttactttaaaatacagataatgtaactggtaaaaaataaaaaaaataatgttgtaaatattattaatattaaaaatataacatgttGAACCTTTAAAAGActttcctgtaaaattagtaaggtttgagattatacaattttaaggcgagaagacgatatgtcttttttattgcttagatgggtgggtggacgagctcacggcccatctgatgtcaagtggttaccggagcccatagacgtctaaaacgtcaatgccgccacccaccttgtgacatgagttgtaaggtctcacttttaacagaacaacggctaccccactcttcaatccgaaacgcattactgcttcacggcagaaataggcagggtggtggtacctactcgacTCATTTATTTGACGTTCTACTGGCTCAATATTTCTTGAATTAAAGTTGTTCGGTTCTGAATAAAAGTTACTACGGTAGGTACTGTTTTGAAATACTCACTTAGGATAAATACTTAGGGTGTGGGCTCCGGCCGCCTCGCTCATTCCGAAAGCATCGACAAGGGGGATATCCAACGAAAGGAAGAATTTCTTGATGTCGGGAGACAGTGGCGCAGCTGCCGTTACGAAAGTGCTGCACTTGTCCAAGCCAAGTGACTCATGAATCTTGCTGAACACTAAAGACTTAGCGAGCTTGTACCCAACTGACGAACCCTCGTAcctgaaaaattttaaagtcaTAATTTTAGTAGCCCTTTGGATATCGCGTATTTTTTCCTTTTACACATGAATTATTACAAAACTTAGTAGTATATATGAATAAATGTagaacaaatatattattatgtagtcaTAATATGtagtcataatattattatatttgttccACATTTATTCAAATGACATAGGAATTACACTATcctattttatctttatttacataaaaaaaagtacctttTATCTAAACGAGTACATAAACTagcgtattttattttagtttaaaaaaagtacctaTCTAAATTACAAAGATACTTCGATGCTCGATTGTCTAATCTATGATTAAAATAGTATAAGGTTTTATCTTGCGTTTTCTTGATAAATTTTGTTAActtccaaaaattaaaaacattagtcATGGTCACAGACTGTGTGTCGTgtttaaaaaggtttttaacttcaaattaattttttgtaaaCATCAAGCCACGATACGGTGCTGATGTTGGGTTTTTCCTTTTTcttattgatataattaaataGACCAGTTTACGATCGATCTTCTGTAAAGCGACAATTGGATCTCATAGGCaaaacatacatatgtatgtagtatttcattatttttcacgacgatttaaaaaaagaagttatCAATTCAACTATTTTCTTGTGTGCTAtctcagatattttttttctcgaatGAATTTAGATGACATCTTTTTCTTATTTGAAATCTTGCGGTTCTCATGTGGTCCCGTTCAAATCTTACCAAGATCCAACCATTAgttcttgaattttaaatttaatattttaattaaataatataattaaattctttaaaaatgtatatagaATTAACTACGTTGATGATattctcactttttttttattgctaactcacagccaacctggtgttaagtggttactggagcccatagacatccacaacgtaaatgagccacccaccttgagatataagttctaaggtctcacgtatagttacaacggctgccccacccttcaaaccgaaacgcattactgcttcacggcagaaatagggagggtggtggtacccacccgcgcggactcaggtcctaccaccagtaattacgtaaattataattttgcgggtttcatatttattacacgatgttattccttcaccgtggaaatcaatcgtgaacatttgttgagtacgtatttcattagaaaaattggtacccgcctgagattcgaacaccggtgcatcgctcaacacgaatgcaaatgcagttggtttttttttgttaaaagttAGTATAATGTGTTGTGTTTTGGATTATTTCAGGCTCTATATGAAGGTTTAGGCAGAGAGAAATACTGAACAACCCgaataacacaaatataaaataactatgtattacttaaaaataaggCGCCAGATcaaactatttatataaaaatggttTATACCTGTCATGATTAGTTCGTGCTAAAAAAATACCAGAAAAACGTAGGTATTTGATTAGgttttataaaattacaaaaaaaaaaaaatgaaattaaaataacaaatccaCAATATGCACTTTTAAAATCCTCATTTTTCATAAACTTGTCTGTAAATACATTATGTTTAAGGTAAATGTTGGAGCAATACTATCTGAACTCTGTACCTACCAATTAACccaatacttaaaataaaactaaataaaaaaaatctaattttatgttatgtatgtaattttatgtcCTGTTAACATAACAAACAGGTTTGCATATGAATACTAAAGctattaattaatatagtatTGATTCAACTGTTTGTATggtgtataaatatatttatttgtatgagctcatttattttggtaaGTAATGCGAACAATTATAactatattatttaacatttatttaaatcactACGCTTGTAGTGAAAACGTCTCATGCCTTGTTAGGTATTCTACAATGCTCTACATTAAATGTCTACCAGTTTTTAATCTTAAGCATGCACATATAATTTTAGACTACAGTTATGAATTAAGTGTATGTAACATCCATGCAGTAACTGTTCTACTGGGGGTCGTTTTACATACCAAAACCACAACATTTCCGATGTGGTGAGATCTATCGGCAGGCCGTACATTCCAGCTGATAAGgcactattaaaataaatacgtttatttgtttttaatttagtcACTATACGTTTCTTAATTGCCATCGCAGGCAGACCAGCCAACGACGCGAAGGAAAGTAATCATGGTTGTTCATGGACGTTTGCTACGCTGGAGGCacagccaagacgctgcctgcATACTATAAAAGCGTCGACTGtatcatttaatattatgtcAATATCAaagaccagttttttttttatttccttaaaaatatttttgtaatcagctgttactaatatttataaatgtattatccgtgtttttttttcaagattcaAACTCGTCTACCATATTGTAGGTACAATATTTAGttctttcaagttttttttctctgatatattttaatgtggATCATTCACTGCGATATCGAAATTGAATAGTAGTTCAAGAGTACGCGTCCACAAACCTTGGTAATGGCCTCAACCCATTTGTTTTAGTGCCAAGACGCATCGTAAAACACAACTTTCGAGCTGTTATATGCGTTAACTTTGTAATTCTATATTTAGAAgtattataatgtaatattaatccTTTAGAAGAAAATACTACttcttaaaattttcaacagTCTTAGCCTCACTAAAGAACTGAATAatgaaattgtttatttaaacgtaaattataattttctgatATATATGTGTGTACAATATGGACAAAACACGTCCGACTGGTGTAAGATTGCACATTACCGCCCTGTTGTCGGGGGTCAAGAACTTCGGGTCGTTTGGCTAACGTAATAAATACTAAGTCAGTATTAAATAGTTTCTTAACAGACTTACTTTTCCCAGTCATATGCACATTAAAGGTACCtactgaaaaaatatatattcgaaAGTTAAAAATCTTACCCGTTAATCCTGGAGAGGTGATATTGCAGCCCTTTCTCTTTGGCCCATAAAGCAATCTGCTTTTTAAGTGGACCACTGGATGCACCTACGGCCATGATTTTCTCGTACATTTTTTCCCATACCCGAGGGACCCCCAAGAATCtgtaaccaaaaaaaatacgcaatcattattttatcaatattggttttaaaataaaatggctAAGTTCGCATCTTTCTAATTCAGGAGGTGGCAATCTGGGGATTGAGCACATGGTACTacgtatatatttcttctgaagTTTATTAAATAAGAAGCGCTcaatggttactggaccccaaggtatctcaaaagttaattcTGTCACTTACCCTGAGGCAAGcatcgatttatttattaccaCGATTATTATAGGTATTGAATTATTACAGGTATTATGCAATTATCattataatctatatttatttaaaatgttattaattatacacaatattttaaaaaatatattaaaatacaattttttaaaagtatttaaaaatagattGTCGCtaatggcggtgtctacgacacaattattattgttatagtgACCACCCCGCCCTTGAAACCTACTATAGACTGCATCGGCCTTCGAAAGCTTTTCAGAAGCCATTAGAAGTTGAATCGAATGGTATGCAGAAATAAAATACAGTACTAGTAGTAGCGCTTTAAGGCCAGAATcacctcagacacagcccactgagtttctcgccggatcttctcagtgggtcgcgtttccgattcggtggtagattctgcgaagcactgccgttgctagggctaatgttagctacgtcgtcaggttagaacCCCGTTAGAGCACACTCGGTTAAGCGggcataacccctcgaggctaccaaaataggtagaaaaaaataaaaattgtcatcttagtaaatgtagtacaaTCATTGTTATTAGTTTAGCTGTTTAGATAATCGATTAGACGTCTAATCGATTAGCTAAACAGATTAGAAAATGCGAATTGTGTCTgtgttttcataattaaaaatatttatagtgtCCAATCGAACATTGACCAATTATAAATTTGCAAAACGTAGTTTTTCTAGTTGGCTCATTTAAATCCGTGTGGTATATCTATAGTATGTCT
The Bombyx mori chromosome 5, ASM3026992v2 DNA segment above includes these coding regions:
- the LOC733062 gene encoding very long-chain-fatty-acid--CoA ligase bubblegum isoform X5, whose protein sequence is MQVANGVSQQIYLNGPDQVVPAESYTTAIPGCHVKLRIAPRGLAAEPPISVPGLLSRTTARYPNATALATKKADGKWHKITYKQYQDRVRIIAKAFLKLGLDRYHSVSILGFNSEQWFIADLAAIHAGGYAAGIYTTNSADACFHCLESSRANICAVQDKKQLDKILSVKHKLPLLKAIVQWEGPVDTSIPGIYSWDQLLEIGAKEPDTQLNEILKSIAVNECCTLVYTSGTVGPPKAVMLSHDNLTWDAFGIGERCQNLQPTRDRLVSFLPLSHVAAQVVDIYTTLSNAVTVYFAQPDALKGSLVETLKEVRPTRFLGVPRVWEKMYEKIMAVGASSGPLKKQIALWAKEKGLQYHLSRINGALSAGMYGLPIDLTTSEMLWFWYEGSSVGYKLAKSLVFSKIHESLGLDKCSTFVTAAAPLSPDIKKFFLSLDIPLVDAFGMSEAAGAHTLSIYPKFSLDSAGEILEGTETKFGGSMSPNGPGEIMMRGRHVFMGYLNDAEKTKGAIDDDGWLLSGDVGRVDSNNLLYITGRIKELLITAGGENVAPVLIEQAIQAELLHVGYAVLIGDRRKFLSVLLTLKTKVSPETGEPLDELESEARKWVASLGSSATKLSEIVNSKDPAVHKAIEAGITRANKHAISNAQKVQKFAILPSDFSVYTGELGPTLKIKRNVVYEKYKDIIEDFYKE